One genomic segment of Tubulanus polymorphus chromosome 4, tnTubPoly1.2, whole genome shotgun sequence includes these proteins:
- the LOC141903676 gene encoding globin-like, with the protein MGAIWSYFFGDLDTVDPATGLTQRQKNAIKNSWDLVAEDAKGNGIVFYMRLFDEYPDYQKLFPKGISNKTKEELPGSIRMKAQAAKTMMALNNYVANLNDPAVLVVMLKDLARSHLAFGVGKEHFTNVKSPLMWALETALGAERFNEFTQNAWSSVIDVIISVVCQTVDDIEAGKESDE; encoded by the exons ATGGGAGCAATCTGGAGTTATTTTTTCGGTGATTTGGATACAGTCGACCCGGCCACCGGATTAACACAACGACAAAAAAACGCTATCAAAAACTCGTGGGATTTGGTAGCAGAAGATGCCAAAGGAAATGGTATTGTCTTTTATATGAG GTTATTCGATGAATATCCCGATTACCAGAAATTATTCCCGAAAGGGATTTCTAACAAAACCAAAGAAGAATTACCGGGGTCCATTCGTATGAAAGCCCAGGCTGCAAAAACGATGATGGCGTTGAATAACTACGTTGCTAATCTCAACGACCCGGCGGTATTGGTTGTCATGCTGAAAGATCTAGCCCGGTCACATCTAGCTTTTGGAGTTGGTAAAGAACATTTCACG AACGTAAAATCACCGCTGATGTGGGCATTAGAAACGGCACTAGGAGCGGAgagatttaatgaatttacGCAGAACGCTTGGAGTTCAGTAATTGACGTCATCATCTCGGTCGTCTGTCAAACTGTTGATGATATTGAAGCTGGAAAAGAATCCGACGAGTAG
- the LOC141903183 gene encoding cell division cycle and apoptosis regulator protein 1-like: MASFGGKNPPWARSVSSVPVSNTPMVTNTSIAGQSSLNIGQPGVASVYSLGANQQTTMTMQQQYAAAQTQQQLAAVNQMAQMQPGLGIPTSQVGTVSYPAPRMMTREPTPPQKQRAFTSIVTKLHDNFGFVDEEVFFQTSCVKGVQPKVGDRVLVEATYNPNMPFKWNAVRIQVLPTQNINPPNIKNMMPSQNLSSQPMNQNIITSNPMQQVIGTIPPLMAQTPQPAPGLLRSNQESRSGGGGAGGRAGAGGGRSERIDRGDNHRERRDRGGVRDRREERRPSPRKRSRSPRKRSRSPRPRSPIRTSRRTRVVPRYMVQIPKLSLDSTEANVIALKSRYTNMYVPSDFFNCTFSWTDAFPMHRPFALERHCSFHVMHKDVEPLESNNAVLEPSDSDHLYSAKVMLLSHPPLEELYHKSCALAEDSQDVKDSFQHPARLLNFLVGLKGKSEPIAIGGAWSPSLDGQNPKDNPQVLIKTAIRTTKALTGVDLSSCTQWYRFVDICYLRPEETHKGRLIPSRVETVAIFLPDVWNCNPTQLDWERLQNSYKALLDRPTSSATEPAQEEGSQEDEEEGGEALADGEKKEPTHYSQLDPKMIKVADMRRELEARGVNSKGLKSQLMARLTKALKTEQEKDGNESSDATPEKTGETTAKDDKSKEKDGKTKDDDDEKRKREDEDKRKREEKDRAIKERRYQLPDTPHIIVHPSGTAKNGRFDCTVMSLSVLLDYRPEDTKEHSFEVSLFAELFNEMLMRDAGFRIYKALVVAPEKKEDDKRDGKEKDAGDKRKDSDKESSNKDEKRTEKDEKKVADKKDSENEAAKEGKKSDESKKDDSEEDRSKSEEKPEKNEKESSDVKEPEAKRTKHDDKEDFDEREASDAEGDDSRSTSSRERRSRKDKQKLSTVDPALLLSFVYFDTTHTGYILEKDVEEIIHTLGLHLSRAQVRKLVQKVVIRDTISYRRLTDRPVEKSENTSERSEQTVEKMDVDDKKSDDELLALGNRPILHDMVGSSSTNVVPRSSTRLKKIKTEPQESSVPENNANLISYKGAMVDISSLISKLEKSENIRIELETKLKEAKNDLTVLNSNYALSEESGKKANNELQDLKKQLRDQRKQSETAESNQGKYRSCLEKSREQLLQLAKNIEKTIPSSPPKKSNGDS; this comes from the exons ATGGCATCGTTCGGGGGTAAAAATCCGCCGTGGGCAAGGTCGGTTTCATCAG TTCCTGTATCGAATACGCCGATGGTCACAAATACAAGTATAGCGGGGCAGTCGTCGTTAAATATCGGACAGCCCGGTGTAGCCAGCGTTTACAGCCTCGGAGCCAACCAGCAAACAACGATGACCATGCAACAACAATACGCTGCCGCCCAAACGCAACAGCAATTAGCGGCTGTCAATCAAATGGCTCAGATGCAA cCCGGTTTAGGCATTCCGACGAGTCAGGTCGGAACGGTCAGTTATCCGGCTCCACGGATGATGACCAGAGAACCGACGCCCCCTCAAAAACAACGCGCCTTCACCAGTATTGTTACGAAACTGCACGATAACTTCGGTTTCGTCGACGAAGAAGTATTTTTCCAGACAAG TTGTGTGAAAGGAGTTCAACCGAAGGTCGGTGACCGGGTTTTAGTGGAAGCAACGTATAACCCGAACATGCCGTTTAAATGGAACGCCGTGCGCATACAAGTTTTACCTACGCAG AATATAAATCCGCcgaatatcaaaaatatgatGCCGTCGCAGAATTTATCCAGTCAGCCGATGAATCAGAATATCATTACGTCGAATCCTATGCAGCAAGTGATCGGCACTATTCCGCCGTTGATGGCTCAAACTCCACAACCTGCTCCTG GTTTACTGCGTTCGAATCAAGAAAGTCGAAGTGGTGGTGGTGGCGCTGGAGGTCGCGCCGGCGCCGGTGGAGGTCGATCGGAGCGTATCGATCGCGGCGACAATCACCGGGAACGTCGGGATCGCGGAGGAGTGCGCGACCGTCGAGAAGAACGCCGACCGTCGCCGCGTAAACGATCGCGGTCGCCTCGCAAACGATCGCGATCGCCGCGTCCTCGCAGTCCGATTCGAACTTCTCGCCGGACGAGAGTTGTTCCGCGATATATGGTTCAAATCCCGAAATTATCTTTAGACAG CACAGAAGCAAACGTCATCGCGTTGAAATCTCGTTACACGAACATGTACGTGCCGAGCGATTTCTTCAACTGCACGTTCTCGTGGACCGACGCGTTTCCGATGCATCGACCGTTCGCGCTCGAGCGACATTGTTCGTTCCACGTCATGCACAAAGACGTCGAACCCCTCGAGTCGAACAACGCCGTACTCGAACCAAGCGATTCTGATCATCTTTACTCCGCTAAG GTGATGTTACTCAGCCACCCTCCGTTGGAGGAGCTCTATCACAAATCCTGCGCCCTCGCCGAGGACTCGCAAGACGTAAAAGATTCATTCCAACACCCGGCGAGACTTTTGAACTTTCTCGTCGGCTTGAAGGGCAAGTCGGAGCCAATCGCGATCGGCGGCGCGTGGTCGCCGAGTTTGGACGGACAGAATCCGAAAGACAATCCTCAAGTGCTCATCAAAACGGCAATCCGAACGACGAAAGCTTTGACCGGCGTCGATTTAAGCTCGTGTACTCAATG GTATCGCTTCGTCGACATTTGTTACCTGCGTCCCGAGGAGACCCACAAGGGCCGGCTGATTCCGTCCAGGGTCGAGACCGTCGCCATTTTCTTGCCAGACGTTTGGAACTGCAATCCGACCCAGTTAGATTGGGAACGGTTGCAAAACTCGTACAAAGCTCTGCTAGATAGACCGACCAGCAGCGCGACTGAACCGGCGCAAGAAGAAGGATCTCAG GAAGACGAAGAAGAAGGCGGTGAAGCACTGGCTGATGGTGAGAAAAAGGAGCCTACGCATTACTCGCAGCTTGACCCTAAAATGATAAAG GTGGCGGATATGCGACGCGAATTGGAAGCACGCGGTGTCAATTCGAAAGGTTTGAAGTCGCAGCTTATGGCAAGATTGACGAAAGCTTTAAAAACTGAACAAGAAAAAGATGGCAATGAA TCGTCGGACGCAACCCCAGAGAAAACTGGCGAAACGACTGCTAAAGACGACAAATCTAAAGAGAAAGACGGCAAAACAAaagacgatgatgatgaaaaaaggaAAAGAGAG GACGAAGATAAAAGAAAACGCGAAGAAAAAGACCGTGCAATCAAAGAACGTCGATATCAACTACCCGACACTCCGCATATAATCGTACATCCGTCTGGTACGGCTAAAAATGGACGATTCGATTGTACGGTGATGTCGTTAAGCGTTCTACTCGACTACAGACCCGAGGATACCAAGGAACATTCCTTTGAG GTTTCGTTATTCGCCGAGCTTTTCAACGAGATGCTGATGCGAGATGCCGGATTTCGCATTTACAAAGCGTTGGTCGTCGCGCCGGAGAAAAAAGAAGACGACAAACGCGACGGCAAGGAGAAAGACGCCGGCGATAAGAGGAAAGACTCAGATAAAGAAAGCAGCAACAAAGACGAGAAACGGACGGAAAAGGATGAGAAGAAAGTCGCCGACAAAAAAGATTCGGAAAATGAGGCCGCAAAGGAGGGAAAGAAGAGCGATGAAAGTAAGAAGGATGACAGCGAGGAGGATCGAAGTAAAAGCGAAGAGAAGCCCGAGAAGAACGAGAAAGAAAGTTCTGACGTGAAG GAACCCGAAGCGAAGCGGACGAAGCATGATGATAAGGAGGATTTCGATGAAAGAGAAGCCAGCGATGCCGAG GGTGACGATAGTCGATCGACGAGCAGTCGCGAACGACGCAGTCGAAAAGACAAACAGAAACTGTCGACTGTCGATCCGGCTCTGCTGTTGTcgtttgtttatttcgatacGACCCACACGGGTTATATACTGGAGAAAGATGTCGAAGAGATTATTCATACGCTAGGATTGCATTTATCACGCGCTCAG GTTCGAAAACTCGTTCAAAAAGTTGTCATACGAGATACGATTTCATATCGACGATTGACCGATCGCCCGGTGGAAAAAAGCGAAAACACTTCGGAAAGAAGCGAACAGACCGTGGAGAAAATGGACGTCGACGATAAGAAATCGGACGATGAACTCTTAGCTTTAG GTAACCGACCCATACTTCATGACATGGTGGGTTCGAGCTCGACGAATGTCGTACCTCGGTCTTCGACGCGGTTGAAGAAGATAAAAACCGAACCTCAGGAATCGTCGGTGCCCGAAAACAACGCGAATCTAATCAGTTATAAAGGAGCGATGGTCGATATTAGTAGCCTGATATCGAAACTCGAGAAAAGTGAAAACATTCGTATCGAATTGGAAACAAAACTCAAAGAAGCGAAGAACGATTTAA CCGTTTTGAATTCAAACTACGCATTGAGTGAGGAATCGGGCAAAAAAGCGAACAACGAATTGCAAGACTTGAAGAAACAGCTACGCGACCAACGCAAACAGTCGGAAACGGCCGAATCGAATCAGGGCAAATATCGTTCGTGTCTCGAAAAATCGCGCGAGCAACTTTTACAATTGGCGAAGAATATCGAAAAAACGATTCCGAGTTCGCCGCCGAAAAAGTCGAACGGAGACTCGTAG